DNA sequence from the Pedobacter sp. W3I1 genome:
TTTTCTGAATATCCCTGATCAGACCGGGCGCTTCTTGTTTGGCTTTTAGCTCATCGTATTTTACCGGAATTTCCTCATCATATTGCAGTTGCGAAACGGTTCCCGTACCAATAGAAAGTACCTGTACATTCTCGATCTCATACTGCGCTCTGTTGCAAATGGCTTCGGTAACGGCAACCAAAACAGGATTATTATTGCCAGTAACACCTCCATCCCAATAATATTTCGGCTTATTATTTACCATAAAAGTAGCTGGCTCATTAAAATAGTTAACCGGCGCAGTACTGGAAGCATGGATGGCATCAACCAAACTCACCATACAATCAGATGGTGTTGCTGCCTGTGGACGTAAGTTTTTAAGTTTCCGTTCAATAACCGAAGTTGCGGCCATACTGTCGCAATCAGACCTGAACAGCTCGGCCCTATTTCGATAATAATCATAACCGATAATCAGAAACTGGGTTTTAATTTTACCGTTTACAGCAATGTGTGCTGGAATATCCATCATATCGATTTGCGCAATACCGGGCAAAATTTCCTTTAAAGCGATGTGTTTTCGCTTGGTCGCATATTTGGCACCGATCTTAAATATCCTGGCCACACTTGCCAGTAAACTTTTTTCGAAAAAATTCAGTCTTGAAAAAACCCTGTTCCGCAGTTTTTCATCATCAAATATTTTTTCTATTTCAGAAAGTTTCAGGTTTTCGGCCATAGCTGCCGCAACTAAACTACCTCCGCTATTGGCCGATACCAGATCAAATTCGGCTAAAACCTCGTGTCCGGTGGGATCTGGATTATTAAAAGTTTCGGCAAACAGTTTACGTAAACATTTCACCTGGATAAGCGCCCAGGAACCACCACCATCAAGCGATAGTATTCTGTAAGTTTTAGCATTAGGCATGATGCATTGATTTTAGAACAATTAAAGCTATACATAATTACCATTCAAAACAATATAGGTTTACAGTCAATATTTCGAATTCGGGTTTTACAACATGCAAGAAAACATTACCTTGCAAGATGAACTTTTTATCCCATTATTATTTCGACCGGACAAATAATGATGCCAACGTGGTAATGGGAACAGTTTTGCCCGATCTGGTTAAAAATGCTGCAAAAGAGGCAAATTTATACCCCCAGAAAAACGAATTTCTATTTAAAGGAAACCCTGATGAGGAAAACCTGCTTATGGGCTGGAAAAGACATTTAGCTGTTGACTTGCTTTTTCATTCCTCTAATTTCTTCCTCGAGAAAACCACCGAACTTAAGCAGCTCATTAAACCTGTTGTAGAAAATACTGCGGTTCGCCCGTCATTCCTTGCACATATTGGCTTAGAACTTTTATTGGATCATTTATTGGTAGAGCACAATCTGGTTCAGGTGGGCCATTTTTACGATAAACTCGAAGCGGTAAAAAAAGAATCGTTAAGCGATTTTCTGGAACACTGCAGACTAAAAGATCCTGAAGTATTTTTTGAATTTTTAGCGCAATTCATTAGCAGTAAATACCTGCTGAGTTACCAAAAACTCGAAAATATCAGTTATGCCCTAAACAGGATCTGTATGCGTTTATGGCCTGAAACGTTAAGTGAAAAACAACTTCAGGCGCTTACGTTTCAGTTAGCACTCTTTAAAACTGCTTTAGAAAAAGACTATATGGATATTTTTAGGGAAATTGAAGGGAAAATAGACTTGTAAGAGAAATCGTCATCTCCTGAAACGCAGTGAAATGGAGAGATCTAAAAAAGCCGTCATTGCGCGGAGGAACGACGGAGCAATCTTACAACTATCGTTATAACCCATGGTAGGAGATTGCTTCGTCGGCTGAAAAAGCCTTCTCGCAATGACGATTTCTCGCAAT
Encoded proteins:
- a CDS encoding patatin-like phospholipase family protein, producing the protein MPNAKTYRILSLDGGGSWALIQVKCLRKLFAETFNNPDPTGHEVLAEFDLVSANSGGSLVAAAMAENLKLSEIEKIFDDEKLRNRVFSRLNFFEKSLLASVARIFKIGAKYATKRKHIALKEILPGIAQIDMMDIPAHIAVNGKIKTQFLIIGYDYYRNRAELFRSDCDSMAATSVIERKLKNLRPQAATPSDCMVSLVDAIHASSTAPVNYFNEPATFMVNNKPKYYWDGGVTGNNNPVLVAVTEAICNRAQYEIENVQVLSIGTGTVSQLQYDEEIPVKYDELKAKQEAPGLIRDIQKMGTSILNDPPDTAAFVAYMILNPAMPAKPVDFIRMNPALRPLLVDDATGRYWDLPTGINKDEYTKLNTMDMDAVEEDEVLLIKKLCNNWLNAEGVPNQSIRSSSSLDCLIGHADFEAAKADFKNWFTKPSNLL